CAAGATCACATGGCCGCGGCGACTAAGGGTCATGTTTCTTGTGTCCAGCGAAATTTTGCAGTTAAGTAGATCAACATTTCAAGGGAAAAGCGTGGACATACATACAAAGCTGATGAGGAGATATAAGCAGGTCCCTGAGTGGTGGTTCATCTGCATCCTTCTTGTTAGCATTGCTGCCACTGTGTTTGCTTGCGAGTACTACATCGAGCAGCTCCAGCTGCCCTGGTGGGGAGTACTGGTTGCATGCGCCATTGCCTTTTTCTTCACCCTCCCAATTGGGATCATCACAGCCACAACAAACCAGGTCGGGATTCTAACAACTCACATGATCTAGTGTTCTGTACCAACAGATCCATAATCCACATCCGTCCACTGTATGCAGACCCCAGGATTGAACATTGTAACCGAGTACATCATCGGGTACTTGTACCCTGGACGTCCGGTCGCCAATATGTGCTTCAAGGTATACGGTTATATCAGCATGCACCAAGCTCTGATGTttcttcaagattttaaattgGGACACTACATGAAGATTCCCCCAAGGACCATGTTTATGGCTCAGGTAAGCGCCACTAAGCCATATTTTCtctctcgaatacgcacgagtatGCGTATCATAGATTAAAGAGGAGCTACTAAACCATATACGTAGTTTACCTGCCATTTCCACTCCACCAGGGCACACAAGACCATGTTGTATACTGACAGTAAGCAACAACTTCTTGGGAAAATGGCAGGTGGTAGGAACATCAATTGTGGCATTTGTGTACCTTGGAACGGCGTGGTGGCTGATGGACACAATCCCCAACATCTGCGACATTGAGCTTCTCTCAGCGGACAACCCTTGGACATGCCCCACTGATCATGTGTTCTATGATGCGTCGGTCATATGGGGACTTATTGGCCCGCGCAGAATATTCGGAGTCTTGGGAACTTACTCGGCAGTGAACTGGTTTTTCTTGGGAGGTGCTATTGCTCCTCTGTTGGTATGGTTT
This region of Triticum aestivum cultivar Chinese Spring unplaced genomic scaffold, IWGSC CS RefSeq v2.1 scaffold282579, whole genome shotgun sequence genomic DNA includes:
- the LOC123172546 gene encoding oligopeptide transporter 7 (The sequence of the model RefSeq protein was modified relative to this genomic sequence to represent the inferred CDS: added 260 bases not found in genome assembly), which produces MYVITPIGYWFNFYKARTFSIFSADLFTSTGQKYNISAIVDDHFHFDTEAYERNGPLYLSTLLAITYGVSFASLTATIVHVLLFHGSEILQLSRSTFQGKSVDIHTKLMRRYKQVPEWWFICILLVSIAATVFACEYYIEQLQLPWWGVLVACAIAFFFTLPIGIITATTNQTPGLNIVTEYIIGYLYPGRPVANMCFKVYGYISMHQALMFLQDFKLGHYMKIPPRTMFMAQVVGTSIVAFVYLGTAWWLMDTIPNICDIELLSADNPWTCPTDHVFYDASVIWGLIGPRRIFGVLGTYSAVNWFFLGGAIAPLLVWFAHKAFPSQNWILLINMPVMIGCTVKMPPATAVNYTTWVLVGFLSGYVVYRYRRDWWERHNYLLSGALDAGLAFMAVLVYLCLGLENISLNWWGNDLDGCPLASCPTAKGIVVKGCPVYN